One window of Cohnella hashimotonis genomic DNA carries:
- a CDS encoding LuxR C-terminal-related transcriptional regulator — protein sequence MIVRTKLYIPHMRHEVVARPRLTRKLNEGMQVKLTHISAQAGYGKTTALGQWAKQGDALVAWLSLDARDNDYIQFWNGVTASIQEVVPGFGEEICSFLEKGLGASRAYAVPSLLNDLDRITNELAVVLDDYHFIESAFIHDSLAYLLEHLPSHVHLYIASRNELAIPTARLRAKGEFNLITMKDMRFLLDEGHVFFRNMTDLGLTSEQVAELLHQTEGWISGLELAAISLRNSDNIAESIRQFNGRQHHISDYLLEEVFRHLTEDMRSFLLATSILSRMNDSLCQAVAGRPDSQRYLERLEQLNLFIIPLDDQRSWYRYHHLFSDFLQRMGARTDTNDWVQAHGNAACWLERNGLDEDAMEHYLAGHHYADAVRLIEKNLDALVQSESIAFIRWMRAIPESFFAEKPLVELFYITVLSGIGDHEAASLRIGQARARFQALKDKLNEPEWKQAMGNIYFFSAVDAFLIKDLVKTSEYYERCERYMPEGSVFQTMWRYQYVGYDPFTDFLAHINDLHAAEVFLSRWVDALGNKTQYPLAGTFLAAYSRLLYEWDRLEEAERYANLALGRRDVRPYVRIFIQVATSASWIQQALGLPDRASELLEDLKSQLDAPEYRLFILKIEAEQACLALRQGAVEEALAWLQGCGLSHTDEVALLQVQVYMAYAKVLSAGGQWEEALDLLDRLDALLRREDRLRDRIKVLIMQSVTLQRMSRAAEALAKLETVLRLAEPEGYIRSFVDEGEEMELLLSAYGKTRPAVFVRDTAGDVWAYAKRLLQVMQSAPEPMRSVLTEQETKVLQLIADGLPNKEIALRLNITGETVKTHIKSVYRKLEVNNRVRAVQRARELSILG from the coding sequence ATGATCGTGCGCACGAAGCTCTATATCCCCCATATGCGTCACGAGGTGGTGGCTAGACCGAGGCTGACTCGTAAGCTCAATGAGGGAATGCAAGTCAAACTGACGCATATCTCCGCGCAAGCCGGCTATGGCAAAACAACCGCGTTAGGCCAATGGGCGAAACAAGGCGACGCGCTTGTCGCCTGGCTTTCACTGGATGCGAGGGATAACGATTATATTCAATTTTGGAACGGCGTTACGGCTTCTATTCAGGAGGTAGTCCCAGGCTTTGGAGAGGAGATCTGCTCGTTCCTTGAAAAGGGGCTTGGGGCGTCCCGGGCGTATGCGGTGCCTTCGCTGCTGAACGATCTGGATCGGATAACGAACGAGCTGGCGGTCGTTCTTGATGACTATCACTTCATCGAGAGCGCTTTTATTCATGATTCTTTGGCTTATCTGCTTGAACATCTGCCCTCCCACGTTCATCTCTATATCGCGAGCCGCAACGAGTTGGCGATACCGACCGCCAGACTTAGGGCCAAGGGCGAGTTCAATCTCATCACGATGAAGGACATGCGCTTCCTGCTGGACGAAGGGCATGTCTTCTTCCGGAACATGACCGATTTAGGGTTAACTTCAGAGCAAGTGGCGGAGCTGCTTCACCAGACCGAGGGCTGGATCAGCGGGCTGGAGCTGGCGGCGATCTCTCTGAGGAACAGCGATAATATCGCTGAATCCATCCGTCAATTCAACGGGCGACAGCATCATATATCGGATTATTTGCTGGAAGAAGTCTTCCGTCATCTAACGGAAGATATGCGATCCTTTCTCCTGGCAACGTCTATTCTAAGCCGAATGAATGATTCCCTTTGTCAAGCTGTAGCCGGGCGGCCGGATAGCCAACGCTATCTGGAGAGATTAGAGCAGTTGAACTTGTTCATCATCCCCCTCGACGACCAGAGAAGCTGGTATCGGTATCATCATTTGTTCTCGGACTTTCTGCAGCGCATGGGGGCGAGGACGGATACGAACGATTGGGTGCAAGCGCATGGGAATGCAGCTTGCTGGTTGGAGCGCAATGGACTGGATGAGGATGCTATGGAGCACTACCTGGCAGGACATCACTATGCGGATGCCGTTCGATTAATCGAGAAGAATCTGGATGCGCTGGTGCAGTCCGAGAGTATTGCGTTTATCAGATGGATGAGGGCGATCCCGGAGTCCTTTTTTGCCGAGAAGCCCCTGGTCGAATTGTTCTATATCACGGTGCTATCGGGCATAGGGGATCATGAAGCGGCTTCGCTTCGGATCGGACAGGCCAGGGCTCGGTTCCAAGCGCTGAAGGATAAGCTGAATGAGCCGGAATGGAAGCAGGCGATGGGCAATATTTACTTTTTCAGCGCGGTCGACGCTTTTCTGATAAAGGACTTGGTCAAAACCTCCGAATACTATGAGCGATGTGAGCGTTATATGCCGGAGGGGAGCGTCTTCCAAACGATGTGGCGCTACCAATATGTCGGCTATGACCCCTTTACGGATTTTTTGGCGCATATCAATGATCTGCATGCAGCCGAGGTGTTCTTATCCCGGTGGGTCGACGCGTTGGGAAACAAGACGCAGTATCCGCTTGCGGGCACCTTCCTCGCGGCTTACAGCCGATTGCTGTACGAGTGGGATCGGCTGGAGGAGGCGGAGCGGTATGCCAATCTGGCGCTTGGACGGAGAGATGTCAGGCCCTACGTACGGATCTTCATCCAGGTCGCCACCAGCGCTTCGTGGATTCAACAGGCCCTGGGCCTCCCGGACCGGGCGTCCGAACTGCTGGAGGACTTGAAGTCGCAGCTTGACGCTCCCGAATATCGATTATTCATATTGAAGATCGAAGCCGAGCAAGCTTGTCTGGCGCTGCGTCAAGGCGCTGTCGAGGAGGCGCTTGCATGGCTGCAAGGCTGCGGTTTGTCCCATACGGACGAGGTCGCGCTGCTGCAGGTTCAAGTTTATATGGCCTATGCCAAGGTGCTCTCGGCCGGCGGACAATGGGAGGAAGCGCTGGACCTGTTGGACCGGCTCGATGCGCTGCTGCGCAGGGAGGATCGTCTCCGGGACCGAATCAAGGTGCTCATCATGCAAAGCGTGACCTTGCAGCGCATGAGCCGGGCGGCGGAGGCGCTGGCCAAGCTGGAGACCGTACTGCGGCTGGCCGAGCCCGAAGGCTATATCCGGAGCTTCGTCGACGAGGGCGAGGAGATGGAGCTGCTGCTGTCCGCTTATGGGAAGACAAGGCCGGCGGTATTCGTTCGAGATACGGCAGGAGATGTCTGGGCGTATGCCAAGCGGCTGCTCCAAGTGATGCAGTCCGCGCCGGAACCGATGAGAAGCGTGCTGACCGAGCAGGAAACGAAGGTCCTGCAGCTGATCGCGGACGGTCTGCCGAATAAGGAGATCGCGCTTCGCCTGAATATTACGGGGGAGACCGTCAAGACGCATATCAAAAGCGTGTACAGAAAGCTTGAGGTAAACAATCGCGTACGAGCAGTTCAGCGTGCCAGAGAATTAAGCATATTGGGCTGA
- a CDS encoding InlB B-repeat-containing protein, with product MIDYLHVSDPINGVKKACYVAKGNVEYYSTGAATGSAPTDSNSYEVGATVTVLDQGGLERPGFIFAGWNTMWDGTGTLYPAGTTFTMGNANIRLYDWWKWGEPAASVYSGTGTANDPFQIATPLQLDKLRNYFLESGLYFKLTADLDLSDYQSGAGWEPIGGENTPFRGNLDGNGHKITNLFMDRSAGFTGLFGFINNENASVTNLKLVDVNIKGSNYVGGLAGWNSGTMSNIYVTGSITGVMNTGGLAGGSGGAITNSYVAGSITGSYTTGGFVGQNYGPIDQSYHTGSITGTDSVGGLVGENNAPISNSYHTGSITGTNTVGGLVGDNYAPIDKSYAAGSVTGSSAAGGLVGNNYATVSDSFYDSETTNQSDTGKGIGLSTLDMRKQSTYAGWDFTSIWGINASGNNGYPYLRAIQKFVTYDGNGSDSGVTPADSSSYEQGVTASVYGNTGNLARTGYTFAGWNTQADGSGTDYAAGASFTMGTADVTLYAKWTKNPTYTVSYDANGATSGSVPADSGLYEQNAAVSLSGNVSGLAKTGYTFAGWNTQADGSGTDYAAGASFTMGTADVTLYAKWTKNPVPAYAVSYDANGATSGSAPSDSGSYKQGDTVTVPGNTGSLAKAGYTFAGWNTQADGRGTNYAAGASFTMGTVDVTLYAKWLPASTSSDSDTGSTGPTGSTASGNNVVPADGTLTLPVGKSGEVSLGNRVKVVIPADASGKELKITIQQVTDTQNLLTSHDVLATPIYEILKSFTENFEKDITLIFTFDPQVLKGNQIPAVFFYDEAKKTWVKVGGMVNGNTITVKVNHFTKFAVFGVGEGADPTDGATPSISLSDISGHWAETNIKQAVGMHIVGGYPDGSFKPNGAVTRAEFAVMLVNALKPQQEGTALAFADQEQIGAWAQRAIAQAVQASIIHGYEDGTFLPNAKITRAEMAVMISSALGQSVQATATGFADDKDIPAWAKGAIVALSQLGIIEGKGANRYAPGNPATRAEAVTVLLNMLAQASK from the coding sequence ATGATCGATTATCTCCATGTCAGCGATCCCATCAATGGCGTAAAGAAAGCGTGTTACGTCGCCAAAGGTAATGTGGAGTATTACAGCACTGGCGCTGCAACCGGGAGTGCGCCAACCGATAGTAATTCATATGAAGTGGGGGCAACTGTTACGGTTCTGGACCAAGGGGGGCTGGAGAGACCGGGTTTTATCTTCGCGGGCTGGAATACGATGTGGGATGGAACGGGGACTCTCTATCCTGCAGGCACTACCTTCACGATGGGGAATGCCAACATAAGGTTGTATGACTGGTGGAAGTGGGGAGAGCCTGCAGCGTCCGTGTATAGTGGAACGGGAACAGCGAATGATCCGTTTCAGATTGCAACTCCCCTGCAATTAGATAAGCTCAGAAACTACTTCTTGGAGAGTGGCTTGTATTTCAAGCTCACGGCCGATCTGGACCTGAGCGATTATCAGTCAGGAGCAGGCTGGGAGCCCATTGGGGGAGAAAATACGCCATTTAGGGGGAATCTGGATGGCAATGGACACAAGATCACGAACCTCTTTATGGATCGGTCAGCCGGTTTTACAGGGCTATTTGGCTTTATTAACAACGAAAATGCCAGCGTGACCAATCTGAAACTAGTGGATGTGAATATTAAAGGATCTAACTACGTTGGTGGTTTGGCAGGTTGGAATAGCGGAACGATGAGCAACATCTATGTTACGGGAAGTATAACAGGCGTTATGAATACAGGCGGTTTGGCAGGTGGAAGTGGAGGAGCAATTACCAACAGTTATGTTGCAGGAAGTATAACAGGAAGCTATACTACCGGCGGCTTCGTAGGCCAAAATTATGGTCCGATTGACCAAAGCTATCATACGGGAAGTATAACAGGAACCGATAGTGTCGGCGGCTTGGTCGGCGAAAATAACGCTCCAATCAGCAACAGCTATCATACGGGAAGTATAACAGGGACCAATACTGTCGGCGGCTTGGTCGGTGATAATTATGCTCCGATTGACAAGAGCTATGCCGCGGGAAGTGTAACAGGAAGCAGTGCAGCAGGCGGTTTGGTCGGTAATAATTATGCTACGGTTAGCGATAGCTTCTATGACTCGGAAACAACGAACCAATCGGATACAGGTAAGGGCATTGGCTTATCGACTTTAGATATGAGGAAGCAAAGTACCTATGCGGGCTGGGATTTTACAAGCATATGGGGGATAAACGCGTCAGGCAATAACGGATATCCTTATCTGCGTGCGATACAAAAGTTTGTGACTTACGATGGTAACGGCAGCGATAGCGGGGTCACACCGGCAGATAGCAGCTCGTATGAGCAGGGTGTCACGGCATCGGTGTATGGCAACACAGGTAACTTGGCGAGGACGGGCTACACGTTCGCGGGCTGGAACACGCAAGCGGACGGCAGCGGTACGGATTACGCCGCGGGCGCTTCGTTCACGATGGGGACGGCGGATGTGACGCTGTACGCCAAGTGGACGAAGAATCCTACGTACACTGTGAGCTATGATGCCAACGGAGCTACGTCCGGAAGCGTGCCGGCGGACAGCGGTTTGTACGAGCAGAACGCTGCGGTGTCGTTGTCCGGCAACGTCAGCGGCTTGGCCAAGACAGGCTACACGTTCGCGGGCTGGAACACGCAAGCGGACGGCAGCGGGACGGACTATGCCGCAGGCGCTTCGTTCACGATGGGGACGGCGGATGTGACGCTGTACGCCAAGTGGACGAAGAACCCTGTGCCGGCGTACGCCGTGAGCTATGATGCCAACGGAGCTACATCCGGAAGCGCGCCTTCGGACAGCGGTTCGTATAAGCAGGGCGACACGGTGACGGTGCCGGGCAACACGGGCAGCTTGGCCAAGGCGGGCTACACGTTCGCGGGCTGGAATACGCAAGCGGACGGCAGAGGCACGAATTATGCCGCGGGCGCTTCGTTCACGATGGGGACAGTGGATGTGACGCTGTACGCGAAGTGGCTGCCGGCGAGTACATCCAGTGACAGCGACACGGGATCAACGGGACCGACAGGGTCGACGGCTTCCGGCAATAACGTCGTCCCGGCGGACGGTACGCTCACGCTTCCCGTCGGCAAGTCAGGCGAGGTTAGCCTGGGGAACCGGGTCAAGGTCGTGATCCCCGCCGATGCCTCCGGCAAAGAGCTGAAAATTACGATCCAGCAAGTGACGGACACACAGAACCTGCTCACAAGCCATGACGTGCTGGCCACCCCGATCTATGAAATTCTGAAAAGCTTCACGGAAAACTTCGAGAAGGATATCACGCTGATCTTCACGTTTGATCCGCAAGTGTTAAAAGGCAATCAAATCCCTGCCGTATTCTTCTATGACGAAGCAAAGAAGACCTGGGTCAAAGTCGGAGGCATGGTTAACGGGAATACCATTACCGTCAAGGTGAATCACTTCACGAAGTTTGCGGTCTTCGGCGTAGGCGAAGGAGCAGACCCAACGGACGGCGCGACGCCGTCGATCAGCCTTAGCGACATCTCGGGACACTGGGCGGAGACGAATATCAAGCAAGCGGTCGGCATGCATATCGTCGGCGGCTATCCGGACGGGTCGTTCAAGCCGAATGGCGCGGTGACGCGCGCGGAATTCGCGGTCATGCTGGTGAATGCGTTGAAGCCGCAGCAAGAGGGAACGGCGCTCGCATTCGCCGATCAGGAGCAGATCGGCGCCTGGGCGCAGCGTGCTATCGCGCAAGCCGTGCAGGCCAGCATCATTCATGGATACGAGGACGGCACCTTCCTTCCGAATGCGAAGATTACGCGTGCCGAGATGGCGGTCATGATCTCTAGCGCGCTGGGACAGTCCGTCCAAGCGACGGCAACCGGCTTCGCGGATGACAAGGATATTCCGGCATGGGCCAAAGGAGCGATCGTGGCCCTGAGCCAGTTGGGCATAATCGAAGGCAAGGGCGCGAACCGGTATGCGCCGGGGAACCCTGCTACGAGAGCAGAGGCCGTGACAGTGCTGCTGAACATGCTGGCGCAAGCGAGCAAGTGA
- a CDS encoding ABC transporter permease yields MKILNNKWITIPLLWVIALAVWQLGAWIYGPDIIPGPVETWGGARELLSDGTLLKDIGISFYRVIAGWSLGSLVAIPLGLIIGRVAVIRVFAEPFLNFIRFIPPIAFITLFLVWFGIGEQSKVALIMYATLFIVMINTLVGVLSLEEDKVRSARSMGASEWQILLHVVIPATTPYMFTGIRLAMGTSYMAIIGAEMMAANEGVGFLIWNSRLFFRTDWIFVGLISLGLMGFITDRIVGWVGRKVLYRYGVVGSTPAPNRR; encoded by the coding sequence GTGAAAATATTGAACAACAAATGGATTACGATCCCGCTGCTCTGGGTTATCGCGCTTGCCGTCTGGCAGCTCGGCGCCTGGATCTACGGACCGGACATCATTCCGGGGCCGGTCGAGACCTGGGGCGGGGCGCGGGAGCTGCTGAGCGACGGCACGCTGCTGAAGGACATCGGCATCAGCTTCTACCGCGTCATCGCCGGCTGGTCGCTCGGTAGTCTGGTCGCGATTCCCCTCGGGCTGATCATCGGCCGCGTGGCCGTCATCCGCGTGTTCGCCGAGCCGTTCCTGAATTTTATCCGCTTCATTCCGCCCATCGCCTTTATCACCCTGTTCCTGGTCTGGTTCGGCATCGGCGAGCAGTCGAAGGTCGCGCTCATCATGTACGCGACGCTGTTCATCGTCATGATCAACACGCTGGTAGGGGTGCTGTCGCTGGAGGAGGACAAGGTCCGCTCCGCCCGCAGCATGGGCGCTTCTGAATGGCAAATTCTGCTGCACGTCGTCATTCCGGCCACGACGCCTTACATGTTCACTGGCATCCGCCTCGCGATGGGCACCTCCTACATGGCCATCATCGGCGCGGAGATGATGGCTGCGAACGAAGGCGTCGGCTTCCTCATCTGGAACTCGCGGCTGTTCTTCCGGACGGACTGGATCTTCGTCGGCCTGATCAGCCTCGGCCTGATGGGCTTCATAACCGACCGCATCGTCGGCTGGGTCGGCCGCAAGGTGCTGTACCGCTACGGCGTAGTCGGCTCGACGCCCGCGCCGAACCGCCGATAA
- a CDS encoding DNRLRE domain-containing protein, which yields MSKHYRTGSLILLTALGLSLLPVSSFAAIKTGGVHPAKPATIVKEVTDSRTTTSQTYLYSDGSYEAVLFAKPVQYRDASGKWQEIKPSLLTAGDAGYHSAGTPYQAELPADYAQGYQIGFGESSLALLPVDANAATGSIASNRRVVYASPWTNTEATLALTDNAVQETLTLQSADAPASFAFEVTGGLSADLTAGDLRLPEAWLRDAVGQTRPVAQSLRQANGHDYLDLKPDLAGLTYPVAIQHAVQIHDDAEEAAGQELSVAGAVYADRDADGAPLLKVGRAQENNIYAHLQFNLAALPANITVQDAYLSVLVTPAAQAAQAQVSVLRHDSAWSAADPTGADAPEALAALDGDGAPYGNAAVTGVKSLKLPIKALASEWVSGTQPNYGLALASDSNDLLTLASSQAADLSARPQLHIRYDTPESLLKKNSLFNLNTLQLFQYVYDAQNRLQDIVLPNGDRIHFTYDAHGNLTKRELIVNSSALTEETEPAE from the coding sequence ATGTCAAAGCACTATCGCACAGGGTCTCTCATTCTGCTCACGGCGCTGGGACTATCCCTGCTGCCGGTGTCGTCGTTCGCTGCCATCAAGACCGGTGGGGTCCATCCGGCTAAACCTGCGACCATCGTCAAAGAAGTGACTGACAGCCGGACGACGACAAGCCAGACCTATCTCTACTCGGACGGCAGCTACGAAGCTGTACTTTTTGCCAAACCAGTCCAATACCGCGATGCTAGCGGCAAATGGCAGGAAATCAAACCGTCGCTGCTCACCGCGGGCGACGCAGGCTATCATAGCGCCGGTACGCCCTATCAAGCTGAGCTTCCCGCCGATTACGCCCAAGGCTATCAAATCGGATTCGGCGAATCTTCTCTTGCTCTATTGCCGGTAGACGCTAACGCTGCTACGGGCTCAATCGCCTCGAATCGTCGCGTCGTCTACGCTTCTCCGTGGACAAATACCGAAGCTACTCTAGCTTTAACCGATAACGCCGTCCAAGAAACGCTGACGCTGCAATCCGCAGACGCCCCCGCTTCGTTTGCCTTCGAAGTGACAGGCGGCCTATCGGCGGACCTGACCGCAGGCGATCTCCGCCTGCCCGAAGCCTGGCTGCGGGATGCCGTAGGCCAGACCCGCCCGGTCGCTCAATCGCTTCGCCAAGCGAATGGCCATGACTATCTCGATCTGAAGCCGGACTTGGCCGGATTGACGTATCCCGTCGCGATCCAGCATGCGGTGCAGATCCATGACGATGCTGAAGAGGCTGCCGGCCAGGAGTTGTCGGTAGCAGGGGCCGTATATGCAGACAGGGATGCCGACGGCGCTCCCCTGCTTAAGGTAGGCCGCGCGCAGGAAAATAACATTTACGCGCACCTTCAGTTCAATTTGGCGGCCTTGCCCGCAAATATAACCGTGCAAGATGCGTACTTATCCGTCCTTGTGACCCCTGCCGCTCAAGCAGCGCAAGCGCAAGTGTCCGTGCTTCGCCATGACTCGGCTTGGAGCGCCGCAGATCCGACCGGTGCCGACGCACCGGAAGCACTGGCTGCCCTCGACGGAGATGGCGCGCCTTACGGCAATGCTGCGGTCACCGGGGTCAAATCGCTCAAACTGCCGATTAAGGCGCTCGCTTCCGAATGGGTAAGCGGAACTCAACCGAATTACGGCCTTGCGCTCGCTTCCGACAGCAACGACCTGTTGACGCTGGCCTCCTCGCAAGCCGCCGATTTGTCGGCACGACCGCAGCTGCACATCCGTTACGACACGCCCGAAAGTTTGTTGAAGAAAAATTCCCTTTTTAACCTTAACACGCTGCAATTGTTCCAATACGTCTATGACGCCCAAAACCGTCTGCAGGACATCGTGCTCCCGAACGGCGATCGCATCCACTTCACGTACGATGCCCACGGCAATCTGACAAAACGGGAACTGATCGTGAATTCGTCGGCATTGACGGAGGAGACCGAGCCGGCCGAGTAA
- a CDS encoding ABC transporter ATP-binding protein produces MSLANLSSSNTITIERLSKSYAANKPGSSGGAVHYIIKDVDLVVRGGEFFVLLGPSGCGKSTLLNIIAGFVSKTGGDLRVGDVEVRKPGQDRAVVFQQADSSLFPWLTVRQNVEFGLKMKKTPKDERRRISDRFIRMVSLFGHENKFPRELSGGMKQRVQLARVLANDPAILLMDEPFGALDAMTRRTMQKELSQIWRETNKTVIFVTHDIQEAILLGERIGVMSSGPDSRIADIYDVPLPYPRDAASAEFLSLNRRIQSHFDSGLEGGGYP; encoded by the coding sequence ATGTCCTTAGCGAACCTGTCATCTTCCAATACCATCACGATCGAGCGCTTGAGCAAGAGCTACGCGGCGAATAAGCCGGGGTCTTCCGGCGGCGCCGTGCACTACATCATCAAGGACGTCGACCTGGTCGTCAGGGGCGGAGAGTTCTTCGTGCTCCTCGGCCCCAGCGGCTGCGGCAAGTCGACGCTGCTGAACATCATCGCCGGCTTCGTCTCCAAGACCGGAGGTGATCTGCGGGTTGGGGACGTCGAAGTTCGCAAACCCGGGCAGGATCGAGCCGTCGTCTTCCAGCAGGCCGACTCCTCGCTGTTTCCCTGGCTGACCGTGCGCCAGAACGTGGAGTTTGGGCTGAAGATGAAGAAGACGCCGAAGGACGAGCGCCGGAGGATCTCCGACCGGTTCATCCGCATGGTCAGCTTGTTCGGCCACGAGAACAAATTTCCCCGCGAGCTGTCGGGCGGCATGAAGCAGCGCGTGCAGCTGGCGCGGGTGCTGGCGAACGATCCGGCGATTCTGTTGATGGATGAGCCGTTCGGGGCGCTCGACGCGATGACGCGGCGCACGATGCAGAAGGAGCTCAGCCAGATCTGGCGGGAGACGAACAAGACCGTCATTTTCGTTACGCACGACATCCAGGAAGCGATTCTGCTCGGCGAACGCATCGGTGTCATGTCCTCCGGACCTGATTCGCGCATCGCGGACATCTATGACGTGCCGCTGCCCTATCCGCGCGATGCGGCGTCCGCCGAGTTTCTCTCTCTGAATCGGCGGATTCAGTCGCACTTCGATTCCGGGCTCGAAGGAGGGGGGTATCCGTGA
- a CDS encoding ABC transporter substrate-binding protein → MRTIINRIRIVRQTRSVFGMLTAVALFAVILTACGDNNNSSSPSGSASPSADSSDAAQTAEASSPAPAANDPIKVKIADIVSNPVFRVAKNKGFFEKYGIDADIVTFATPAEGINSLFIKQTDLAWGADFPILNAVSKGDYSIIAATGTNTDAAAAQWKLFAQDDIQQGADLKGKKLSTLRGTFLPYLWDEYLKANGIAVQDTKQIGQGGLDEAYIALQKGQIDATWVTGAALIAKFQTIESAHELTDMSQTPVRIGGDVIAPNSLLEEHPAGVANFLRAVEEASQYITANPEETADIMFAEVKQPKDATLRDLSTVNWAIGFSQESFESLSGQKQYMVDNGIIEKDFDLASKLDLDSVKQAVPDRVTYGQ, encoded by the coding sequence ATGAGGACCATCATCAATAGAATCAGGATCGTCAGACAAACGCGTTCCGTATTCGGAATGCTGACAGCCGTCGCGTTGTTCGCCGTTATCCTGACCGCTTGCGGGGACAACAACAATAGTTCGTCGCCGTCCGGCTCCGCCTCCCCGAGCGCCGACTCGTCGGACGCTGCGCAGACGGCCGAAGCTTCTTCGCCTGCGCCGGCGGCGAACGATCCGATTAAGGTCAAGATTGCCGACATCGTGAGCAATCCGGTGTTCCGAGTCGCGAAGAACAAAGGCTTTTTCGAAAAATACGGCATTGACGCGGACATCGTCACGTTCGCCACGCCGGCGGAAGGCATCAACTCGCTTTTCATCAAGCAGACCGACCTAGCGTGGGGGGCCGACTTCCCGATTCTGAACGCGGTGAGCAAAGGAGACTATTCCATCATCGCGGCGACGGGCACGAACACCGACGCGGCGGCGGCCCAGTGGAAGCTGTTCGCCCAGGACGACATTCAGCAGGGGGCCGACCTGAAGGGCAAGAAGCTGAGCACGCTGCGCGGAACGTTCCTGCCTTATCTGTGGGACGAATATTTGAAGGCCAACGGCATCGCGGTGCAGGACACCAAGCAGATCGGGCAAGGCGGGCTGGACGAAGCGTATATCGCGCTGCAGAAAGGGCAGATCGACGCGACTTGGGTGACAGGCGCGGCGCTGATCGCCAAGTTTCAGACCATCGAAAGCGCGCACGAGCTGACCGATATGTCCCAGACGCCGGTGCGCATCGGCGGCGACGTCATCGCGCCGAACAGCCTGCTCGAGGAGCATCCGGCGGGCGTGGCCAACTTCCTGCGCGCGGTGGAAGAGGCCTCGCAGTACATCACGGCGAATCCGGAGGAGACGGCCGACATTATGTTTGCGGAAGTGAAGCAGCCGAAGGACGCAACACTGCGCGATCTGTCGACGGTCAACTGGGCGATCGGGTTCTCGCAGGAATCGTTCGAGAGTCTGTCGGGCCAGAAGCAGTACATGGTCGATAACGGCATCATTGAGAAGGATTTTGACCTGGCCTCGAAGCTGGACCTGGACAGCGTAAAACAGGCCGTGCCGGACCGTGTCACCTACGGCCAATAA